One stretch of Candidatus Eisenbacteria bacterium DNA includes these proteins:
- a CDS encoding DUF1385 domain-containing protein produces MPDSYSPIGGQAVIEGVMMRSPKMVATAVRLPDGSIQVKTQDFVSISRRATFFGLPIIRGAVVLVESLRIGVQALAFSAEAAVVVGEKNPRGEARFGTLGLGMGVTVAISFVLGFLVFFYLPLKLTDLTGVRQGLTFNVIDGAFRLAFFLLYIVGVGFWGEMQRVFMYHGAEHKTIHNLESGQELTPENARTFSRFHPRCGTSFLLLVVLVSFVVFAFLGRPDTWQARLLRFAFIPVIAGISFEIIRFAGAHYDKPWVRWISEPGLKLQRLTTREPSNDMLEVAIAALRAVL; encoded by the coding sequence ATGCCCGATTCATACTCGCCCATCGGTGGGCAGGCCGTCATCGAGGGCGTGATGATGCGCTCGCCCAAGATGGTCGCGACCGCCGTGCGTCTGCCCGACGGATCGATCCAGGTCAAGACGCAGGATTTCGTCTCGATCTCGCGCCGTGCCACCTTCTTCGGGCTCCCCATCATCCGCGGCGCGGTGGTGCTCGTGGAATCGCTCCGCATCGGCGTCCAGGCGCTCGCATTCTCGGCCGAGGCCGCGGTGGTCGTAGGAGAGAAGAACCCCAGGGGAGAGGCGCGCTTCGGCACGCTGGGGCTCGGTATGGGCGTTACCGTGGCGATCTCCTTTGTGCTCGGCTTCCTCGTCTTCTTCTACTTGCCTCTCAAGCTCACCGATCTGACCGGCGTCCGACAGGGGCTCACCTTTAACGTGATCGACGGTGCGTTCCGGCTCGCGTTCTTCCTCCTCTACATCGTCGGGGTGGGATTCTGGGGGGAGATGCAGCGCGTCTTCATGTACCACGGTGCCGAGCACAAGACGATCCACAATCTCGAATCGGGCCAGGAGCTCACACCCGAGAATGCGCGAACGTTCAGCCGTTTTCATCCGCGCTGCGGCACGAGCTTCCTCCTCCTCGTCGTCCTCGTGAGCTTCGTCGTGTTCGCGTTCCTGGGGCGCCCCGATACGTGGCAGGCCCGCCTCCTCCGGTTCGCGTTCATCCCGGTGATCGCCGGAATCTCCTTCGAGATCATTCGATTCGCCGGGGCTCATTACGACAAGCCGTGGGTGAGATGGATCAGCGAGCCCGGCCTCAAGCTTCAGCGGCTCACCACCCGCGAGCCCTCGAACGACATGCTCGAGGTCGCGATCGCCGCCCTCCGCGCCGTCCTGTAA
- the prmC gene encoding peptide chain release factor N(5)-glutamine methyltransferase, with the protein MPAAAQGGCAETSAPSTRRSVLARASDLLERSGVPSPAHDAEALLLHALATSKSELWSNPNVPVSEEGSARLSRLLEARSRRVPLQHLLGEVSFLAAELDVEPGVFVPRPETEGLVALVLEELGAELGEASPRGRILDLGTGTGAIPIAMLLALPPGWTAVAVDRSEKAIALAARNARRNGVQERLRLERADFRDPRLPLDVSPADVLVSNLPYIPSSSIPSLMPEVRDHDPLEALDGGPDGLDAFRAAALGLPAWLMPGGLLALEIGGDQADRCMELFGPHLAGARIESDLAGMPRVLIGRMRGTRR; encoded by the coding sequence ATGCCCGCCGCGGCGCAAGGGGGATGCGCGGAAACGAGCGCGCCGTCCACTCGCAGGAGCGTCCTGGCCCGCGCGAGCGACCTCCTCGAGCGCTCGGGCGTTCCGTCGCCCGCCCATGACGCCGAAGCGCTCCTTCTCCACGCTCTCGCGACGTCCAAGTCCGAGCTTTGGTCGAACCCGAACGTCCCGGTGAGCGAGGAAGGGTCCGCGCGGCTCAGCCGGCTCCTTGAGGCCCGCTCGCGCCGCGTTCCCCTCCAGCACCTCTTGGGGGAGGTTTCGTTCCTGGCGGCCGAGCTCGACGTCGAGCCGGGCGTCTTTGTGCCCCGGCCCGAAACGGAGGGCCTCGTCGCCCTCGTCCTGGAGGAGCTCGGCGCCGAGCTGGGAGAGGCATCGCCGCGGGGAAGAATCCTCGACCTGGGGACCGGCACCGGCGCGATTCCGATCGCGATGCTCCTGGCGCTCCCCCCCGGGTGGACCGCCGTGGCGGTCGATCGCTCCGAAAAGGCGATCGCGCTCGCCGCGCGGAACGCGCGCCGGAACGGGGTGCAAGAACGGCTCCGTCTCGAGCGGGCCGATTTTCGCGATCCACGGCTCCCCCTCGACGTTTCGCCGGCCGACGTCCTCGTCTCGAACCTTCCCTACATCCCGAGCAGCTCGATCCCGAGCTTGATGCCCGAAGTCCGCGACCATGATCCTCTGGAAGCGCTTGACGGCGGGCCCGACGGTCTCGATGCTTTTCGGGCTGCGGCCCTTGGCCTCCCCGCCTGGCTCATGCCGGGCGGATTACTCGCGCTCGAGATCGGTGGGGATCAGGCCGATAGATGCATGGAGCTGTTTGGGCCGCATCTCGCGGGAGCGCGCATCGAAAGCGACCTCGCAGGGATGCCGAGGGTCTTGATCGGAAGGATGCGAGGGACGCGACGATGA
- the prfA gene encoding peptide chain release factor 1 produces MREALERAKARFEELTQKLADPDLHHNPAELRRISKERSSLEDLVNAARRYDQVLHRVAEDTALLRTEKDPELIGMAKAELGELEAERAKLEAELPKLLLPPNPLDQKNVIVEIRAGTGGDEAALFAAEMLRMYVKYAERHGWRAEILSLSGSGGGGGAKEAIVSIEGEGAYSRLKYESGVHRVQRVPETEASGRIHTSAVTVAVLPEAEEIDVEIKPSDLQIDVFRSSGPGGQSVNTADSAVRIRHIPTGIVVQCQDERSQLKNKAKALKVLRARLLDMELQEQERKLAQTRKSMVSSGDRSAKIRTYNFPQGRVTEHRIGLTLYRLPDVLQGDLDEVVDGLFHAEQAERLAASGEAAPNRA; encoded by the coding sequence ATTCGCGAGGCGTTGGAACGGGCGAAAGCCCGATTCGAAGAGCTGACCCAGAAACTCGCCGATCCCGATCTCCATCACAACCCCGCCGAGCTCCGAAGGATCAGCAAGGAGCGGAGCTCTCTCGAGGATCTCGTGAACGCCGCACGGCGATACGACCAGGTGCTCCACCGCGTCGCCGAGGACACGGCTTTGCTCCGCACCGAGAAGGATCCCGAGCTGATCGGGATGGCCAAAGCGGAGCTGGGGGAGCTCGAGGCGGAGCGCGCCAAGCTCGAGGCCGAGCTGCCCAAGCTTCTCCTCCCACCCAACCCGCTCGATCAGAAAAACGTGATCGTGGAGATCCGCGCCGGGACGGGCGGCGACGAGGCGGCGCTCTTCGCGGCCGAGATGCTGCGGATGTACGTCAAGTATGCCGAACGACATGGCTGGCGGGCGGAGATCCTGAGCCTGAGCGGCTCCGGGGGAGGCGGAGGCGCCAAGGAGGCGATCGTCTCGATCGAAGGGGAGGGGGCCTATAGCCGGCTCAAGTACGAGAGCGGCGTCCACCGCGTCCAGCGCGTGCCGGAGACCGAGGCGAGCGGGCGGATCCACACGTCCGCGGTCACGGTGGCGGTGCTTCCGGAGGCCGAGGAGATCGACGTCGAGATCAAACCTTCCGATCTTCAGATCGACGTGTTTCGCTCCTCGGGCCCGGGGGGGCAGAGCGTCAACACCGCCGACTCGGCGGTGCGGATCCGCCACATCCCGACCGGCATCGTGGTGCAGTGCCAGGACGAGCGCTCCCAGCTCAAGAACAAGGCCAAGGCCCTCAAGGTGCTCCGCGCGCGGCTTCTCGACATGGAGCTTCAGGAGCAGGAGCGAAAGCTCGCCCAGACCCGAAAATCGATGGTTTCGAGCGGCGACCGAAGCGCCAAGATCCGGACCTACAATTTCCCCCAGGGCCGCGTGACCGAGCACCGCATCGGCCTGACGCTGTACCGGCTGCCCGACGTGCTCCAGGGAGACCTGGACGAGGTGGTGGACGGGCTCTTCCACGCGGAGCAGGCGGAGCGGCTGGCCGCGTCCGGCGAAGCCGCGCCGAATCGCGCGTGA
- the rpmE gene encoding 50S ribosomal protein L31 — MKRGVHPGYYNTKIVCVCGNVIETRATVKDTVHVEICSNCHPFFTGKQKLVDTAGRIERFRRKYGIKEKAAESTAGA; from the coding sequence ATGAAACGAGGAGTCCATCCAGGCTACTACAACACCAAGATCGTGTGCGTCTGCGGCAACGTGATCGAAACGCGCGCCACGGTGAAGGACACGGTGCACGTCGAAATCTGCTCCAACTGCCACCCCTTCTTCACCGGCAAGCAGAAGCTCGTCGATACCGCCGGCCGGATCGAGCGCTTCCGCCGCAAGTACGGGATCAAGGAGAAGGCCGCCGAGTCGACGGCCGGAGCCTAA
- the rho gene encoding transcription termination factor Rho: MEQQTQTPPATPAPSSAPPPPSQKGLDIIQLKSKTIAELMELAHSLGIQGTSGLRKQELIFKILEGQTEKNGLIFAEGVLEILSEGYGFLRSPDYNYLPGPDDIYVSPSQIKRFDLRTGDTVSGQVRPPKDGERYFALLRVEAVNFEPPEAAKDKILFDNLTPLYPQEKLRLESRAEDMPTRIMDLLTPLGKGQRGLIVSPPRAGKTVLLQKIANSITDNHPEVMLIVLLIDERPEEVTDMERSVKGEVVSSTFDEPAERHVQVADMVIEKAKRLVEHNRDVVILLDSITRLARAHNTVVPHSGKILSGGVDANALQKPKRFFGAARNIENGGSLTIVATALIETGSRMDDVIFEEFKGTGNMEVVLDRKLADKRIFPAIDINRSGTRKEELLMSQEELNKVWILRKFLNELNPVEAMEFLIGKMSQTKTNKKFLAMMNT, from the coding sequence ATGGAACAGCAAACCCAAACACCGCCCGCAACCCCTGCTCCGAGCAGCGCACCGCCGCCGCCCTCCCAAAAGGGCCTCGACATCATTCAGCTTAAGAGCAAGACCATTGCCGAGCTGATGGAGCTCGCGCACTCGCTGGGCATCCAGGGAACGAGCGGTCTCAGAAAACAGGAGCTGATCTTCAAGATCCTGGAAGGGCAGACCGAGAAAAACGGTCTCATCTTCGCGGAAGGGGTATTGGAGATCCTTTCGGAGGGATACGGTTTCCTCCGCTCCCCCGATTACAATTATTTGCCGGGCCCGGACGACATCTATGTGTCCCCGTCCCAGATCAAACGTTTCGATCTCCGGACAGGAGACACCGTATCGGGCCAGGTCCGCCCGCCGAAGGACGGCGAGCGCTACTTCGCTCTGCTGCGGGTCGAGGCGGTCAACTTCGAGCCGCCGGAGGCGGCGAAGGATAAGATCCTCTTCGACAACCTGACGCCGCTCTATCCGCAAGAGAAGCTGCGTCTGGAATCGCGTGCGGAGGACATGCCGACGCGTATCATGGATCTCCTGACGCCGCTCGGGAAGGGCCAGCGCGGGCTTATCGTGTCGCCCCCGCGTGCGGGGAAGACGGTCCTGCTCCAGAAAATCGCGAACTCGATCACCGACAACCATCCCGAAGTGATGCTCATCGTGCTTCTGATCGACGAGCGTCCCGAGGAAGTCACCGACATGGAGCGCTCGGTCAAGGGAGAGGTCGTCTCCTCGACCTTCGACGAGCCCGCCGAGCGTCACGTCCAGGTCGCGGACATGGTCATCGAAAAGGCGAAGCGGCTCGTGGAGCATAACCGGGACGTGGTGATCCTTCTCGATTCGATCACGCGGCTCGCGCGCGCCCATAACACCGTGGTGCCGCACTCAGGTAAGATCCTCTCCGGCGGCGTGGACGCGAACGCGCTTCAAAAGCCGAAGCGGTTTTTTGGAGCGGCCCGCAATATCGAGAACGGCGGGAGCCTCACGATCGTCGCGACGGCGCTCATCGAGACCGGGAGCCGCATGGACGACGTGATCTTCGAGGAGTTCAAGGGCACCGGCAACATGGAGGTGGTTCTGGATCGCAAGCTCGCCGACAAGCGCATCTTCCCGGCCATCGACATCAACCGCTCGGGCACCCGCAAAGAAGAGCTCTTGATGAGCCAGGAGGAGCTGAACAAGGTCTGGATCCTCCGGAAATTCCTGAACGAACTCAACCCAGTCGAAGCCATGGAATTCTTGATCGGCAAGATGAGTCAGACCAAGACGAACAAGAAGTTCCTGGCGATGATGAACACATAA
- the priA gene encoding primosomal protein N' — MALVRVAVPIPLAREEALVYEIPEEETPEVGLRVLVPVGARRVWGTVLGVEATPPEFRVRRISGIPEPRLVVTPELLDLCRWVADYYAANLSDVLQAAVPSPTGLTRRAARGPAEEAAAWLAVAPPRREELNEEQLAALVALEEALRTREFRAFLLFGVTGSGKTAVYLHAAAEALKLGGQTLILVPEIALSPQTLDSFRRAGFERVALYHSTLRPRERADVWRAAAAGEIDLVVGTRSAVFLPFRNLRLAVVDEEQDGAYKQDDAPRYHARDVALVRAQRLGGTVILASATPSLESFARVKRGQCGLLRLTRRIDGRPLPTVRITDLRHRAASAPAGGSRYLTPPLVLAMAKTLERREQAILFLNRRGHSTYLQCRGCGDVARCERCDVSLTVHLEDQSLRCHYCGAERKLTPACAGCGASNLWFGGVGIQRIEREVARLFPKARIARLDFDATRKRGSAAAILSAFRAGGTDFLLGTQMVAKGFDFPMVTLVGIIVADLQLYLPDFRAAERTFQLLTQVAGRAGRGERAGEVILQTYDPEHPALRCAAAQDFEMFFDQEAAERRELCYPPFGHLVEIEIRGAKKERVIREAGMIRDTLAALARGVEVELLGPAPKPIARIQGAERWHILIRSGSRKTLQTYLKGAVPALRARARTGLRVSVDVDPRHVL, encoded by the coding sequence ATGGCCTTGGTCCGCGTCGCCGTTCCCATCCCCCTTGCCCGAGAAGAGGCGCTCGTCTACGAGATCCCGGAGGAGGAGACCCCGGAGGTAGGGCTCCGCGTCCTCGTGCCGGTCGGGGCGCGCCGGGTCTGGGGAACCGTCCTGGGAGTCGAAGCGACCCCTCCGGAATTCCGGGTGCGCCGGATCTCGGGGATCCCCGAGCCCCGTCTGGTGGTCACCCCCGAGCTTCTCGATCTTTGCCGCTGGGTGGCCGACTACTACGCCGCCAACCTGAGTGATGTGCTCCAGGCGGCCGTCCCCTCCCCGACCGGGCTCACCCGCCGCGCGGCGCGCGGCCCGGCCGAAGAGGCGGCGGCGTGGCTCGCGGTCGCGCCCCCGCGGCGCGAGGAATTGAACGAGGAGCAGCTCGCAGCGCTCGTTGCGCTCGAGGAGGCGCTCCGCACGCGCGAGTTTCGCGCGTTCCTCCTTTTCGGGGTAACCGGAAGCGGCAAGACCGCGGTGTACCTCCACGCGGCGGCCGAGGCGTTGAAGCTCGGTGGTCAGACCCTCATCCTCGTCCCCGAGATTGCCCTCTCGCCCCAGACCCTCGACTCCTTCCGCCGCGCGGGATTCGAGCGGGTGGCGCTCTACCACAGCACGCTCCGTCCCCGGGAGCGCGCGGATGTGTGGCGCGCCGCGGCGGCGGGGGAAATCGACCTCGTCGTCGGCACCCGGTCGGCGGTGTTCCTGCCCTTCCGAAACCTCCGCCTTGCCGTCGTGGACGAGGAGCAGGACGGCGCCTACAAGCAGGACGATGCCCCTCGGTACCACGCAAGGGACGTGGCGCTCGTGCGCGCGCAGCGGTTGGGAGGGACGGTGATCCTCGCCTCGGCGACTCCGAGCTTGGAGAGTTTCGCGCGAGTGAAGCGCGGGCAGTGCGGGCTTCTCCGCCTGACGCGGCGCATCGATGGGAGGCCCCTTCCGACGGTGCGAATCACCGATCTGCGCCATCGCGCGGCCTCCGCGCCGGCCGGCGGGTCGCGTTACCTCACCCCTCCGCTCGTCCTCGCCATGGCGAAAACCCTCGAGCGGCGCGAGCAGGCCATCCTTTTCTTGAACCGCCGCGGGCACTCGACGTATCTGCAGTGCCGAGGGTGCGGCGACGTGGCGCGCTGCGAGCGTTGCGATGTCTCCCTCACGGTGCACCTCGAGGATCAGTCCCTCCGGTGCCACTACTGCGGCGCCGAACGGAAGCTCACACCCGCGTGCGCGGGCTGCGGGGCTTCGAACCTGTGGTTCGGCGGCGTCGGAATCCAGCGCATTGAACGAGAGGTCGCCCGGCTCTTCCCCAAGGCGCGGATCGCGCGGCTCGATTTCGATGCCACGCGGAAGCGCGGCTCGGCGGCGGCGATCCTGAGCGCGTTCCGCGCGGGGGGGACCGATTTCCTCCTCGGCACACAGATGGTCGCGAAGGGATTCGATTTCCCCATGGTCACGCTCGTCGGGATCATCGTGGCGGACCTGCAGCTCTATCTGCCCGATTTCCGCGCCGCGGAGAGGACCTTTCAGCTCCTGACCCAGGTCGCCGGCCGGGCGGGACGGGGGGAGCGCGCCGGAGAGGTAATCCTCCAAACCTACGATCCGGAGCATCCGGCGCTTCGGTGCGCCGCGGCCCAGGACTTCGAGATGTTCTTCGACCAGGAGGCGGCCGAAAGGAGAGAGCTTTGCTATCCACCCTTCGGGCACCTCGTCGAGATCGAGATCCGCGGCGCGAAGAAAGAACGCGTCATCCGGGAGGCGGGCATGATCCGGGACACGCTTGCCGCGCTCGCGCGCGGTGTCGAGGTGGAGCTTCTCGGGCCGGCTCCCAAACCCATCGCGCGAATCCAGGGGGCGGAGCGCTGGCACATTCTGATCCGGAGCGGCTCGCGGAAAACGCTTCAAACGTATCTGAAGGGGGCGGTTCCCGCCCTCCGGGCGAGAGCCCGGACGGGCCTCCGCGTCAGCGTAGACGTCGACCCACGGCACGTGCTGTAA
- the murA gene encoding UDP-N-acetylglucosamine 1-carboxyvinyltransferase encodes MDEVWIEGGRKLKGTVQVSGSKNATLPILTATLLAPGIYRFTNVPALRDVSTMLELLSLFGIKSRREDSRSLFVDSTGVHNAEAPYDLVRTMRASIYVLGPLLARFGEARVSLPGGCAWGPRPVDLHIRGMQRLGADVEIEHGYIVARCNRLQGSVISFEISSVGATGNILMAAATAEGETVIENAACEPEIEALARFLATMGARIEGMGTSRLVITGRNGLYPADAPMIPDRIEAGTFLTAAAITGGEVEATCVEPRHLDSTIAKLEEAGASVEVGETSVRVRAPERVRPITVTTAPYPGFPTDMQAQFMALLSVADGTSTIVDTVYQDRFTHVAELQRLGADIRVEGNTAVVHGLASLSGAPVMATDLRASAALILAGLVAKGETRVSRVYHLDRGYERIEEKLQGLGAAIRRVRA; translated from the coding sequence ATGGACGAAGTCTGGATCGAAGGCGGCCGGAAGCTCAAAGGCACGGTCCAAGTGAGCGGCTCCAAGAACGCGACCCTGCCCATTCTGACCGCGACCCTGCTCGCGCCCGGAATCTACCGCTTCACGAACGTCCCGGCTCTCCGCGACGTCTCGACGATGCTGGAGCTGCTTTCGCTGTTCGGAATCAAGAGCCGGCGCGAAGACAGCCGCTCGCTCTTCGTGGATTCCACCGGAGTCCACAACGCCGAGGCGCCCTACGACCTCGTCCGGACGATGCGCGCCTCGATCTATGTACTGGGCCCGCTTCTCGCTCGCTTCGGCGAAGCGCGCGTCTCGCTCCCGGGCGGTTGCGCGTGGGGCCCACGTCCCGTCGATCTCCATATCCGTGGCATGCAGCGACTCGGGGCCGATGTGGAAATCGAGCACGGGTATATCGTCGCCCGCTGTAACCGCCTCCAGGGGAGCGTCATCTCCTTCGAGATCTCGAGCGTGGGAGCGACGGGAAACATCCTCATGGCCGCGGCGACGGCCGAGGGGGAGACGGTGATCGAAAATGCCGCGTGCGAACCCGAGATCGAGGCGTTGGCGCGATTCCTCGCGACCATGGGCGCGCGGATCGAGGGCATGGGCACGTCGAGGCTCGTGATCACCGGCAGGAACGGGCTTTATCCGGCCGACGCGCCGATGATTCCGGACCGTATCGAGGCCGGCACGTTCCTGACCGCCGCCGCGATCACCGGCGGGGAAGTGGAGGCGACGTGCGTCGAACCCCGGCACCTCGATTCCACCATCGCCAAGCTCGAGGAGGCCGGCGCATCGGTTGAGGTCGGTGAGACGAGCGTCCGCGTCAGGGCTCCGGAACGGGTCAGACCGATCACGGTCACCACCGCGCCCTATCCTGGTTTCCCGACCGACATGCAGGCCCAGTTCATGGCGCTCCTCTCCGTCGCGGACGGCACCAGCACGATCGTCGACACGGTCTATCAGGACCGCTTCACCCACGTCGCCGAGCTGCAGCGGCTCGGGGCGGATATCCGCGTCGAGGGGAATACCGCGGTGGTCCACGGGTTGGCTTCGCTGAGCGGCGCTCCCGTCATGGCCACGGACCTCCGCGCCTCCGCCGCGCTCATCCTCGCGGGCCTCGTGGCGAAGGGAGAGACCCGCGTGTCCCGCGTCTATCATCTCGACCGCGGCTACGAGCGGATCGAGGAAAAGCTCCAGGGACTCGGAGCCGCGATCCGCCGCGTCCGAGCCTAG